One Bombilactobacillus folatiphilus genomic window, ATGGATTCGGCACAAGAAATTGCGGCGCATGTTTTAAAGGAAGCTCAAGCCGGTATCAAGTTGCGTCCAGAATCATTGGCACAACAAGCTGCCAAGAATTCGAATGCCACGGTATCGGCAACTGTCAAAGAAGGCAAACCGGGTAAAATGGAATATGTCTTGGCGCGTATAGATTCGCGTTTGTTGCATGGACAAGTGGCGACTTCTTGGAGTAAATCCGTGAAGCCGAATCGGATTATTGTTGTGTCGGACGCGGTCGCCAAAGATGAATTGCGCAAAAAATTATTGGTGCAAGCTGCTCCTGTGGGAATTAAAGTGCATGTCATTCCCGTTAAGCAAATGATTAAGATTGCTCAAGATGATCAACATTTTGGTGGTCAACGCGCATTATTATTATTTGAAACACCGCAAGATGCTTTGCGAGCTATTGAAGGCGGTGTGCCGTTAACGACGTTAAATATCGGTTCGATGGCGCATTCCGCGGGCAAGGTGCAACCTAATAAAGTGTTAGCCTTTAATCAAGATGATATTGATACTTTTCAGAAGCTGGCGCAATTAGATGTTCAATTTGACGTACGGAAAGTGCCCAATGATTCACCTGATAATATGCAGTCCATTTTGAATAAGGCACAAGCAGAATTGGATAAACAAAAATAAAAAGAACGGAGGAGTAGAAACATGCATTTAAATGCGATTCAGATCATTTTAATTTTAATTGTTTCTTTCTTGGCGGGAATGGAAGGAATTTTAGATCAATTTCACTTTCATCAACCAGTCATTGCCTGTACTTTAATTGGCTTAGTGAGTGGTGATTTGACGCCATGTTTAATTTTAGGCGGTTCTTTAGAAATGATGGCCCTAGGTTGGGCGAATATTGGTGCAGCAGTTGCTCCTGATGCAGCGTTGGCGTCAGTAGCTTCAGCAATTATTTTGGTTTTAAGTGGCGGTCAAAGTCAATCCAGTATTTCATCGGCGATTGCGATTGCCGTCCCACTAGCCGTTGCGGGCTTATTGTTGACAATTTTAGTGCGGACTTTAGCAACAGGGATTGTACATATTATGGACTCTGCTGCTAAAGAAGGTAATTTGCGTAAAATTGATTTTTGGCAGGCGATTGCGACTTGCATGCAAGGTTTAAGGATTGCGATTCCAGCCGGTTTAATCCTTATGATCGGTGCGAGTCCAGTCAAAATTTTGTTAGCGATGATGCCAGCTTGGTTGACCGATGGTTTGTCCATTGGCGGAGGCTTAGTCGTGGCTGTTGGCTATGCGATGGTCATCAATATGATGGCTAGTCGCGAAGTTTGGCCGTTTTTTGCGATTGGCTTTGTGCTAGCCACCATTAAAGATTTGACCTTGATTGGCTTAGGGGCGATTGGGCTCGCGTTAGCGCTCTTATATTTGGCATTGTCGAACAATCATGGCGGTTCCGATTCGAACTCGGGTGGTAACGCCAATGTTGGCGATCCCGTGGGCAATTTGATTGATGACTATTAAAGGAGGACCAAGATCATGAATGAAAAAAAGCTTACATTAACGAAAAAAGATCGATTGGCTGTCTGGTGGCGGTCGACTTTTCTGCAAGGTTCGTGGAATTATGAGCGAATGCAAAATGGTGGTTTTGCTTATTCTTTAGTACCGGCGTTAAAAAAGTTGTATCATACTAAAGAAGATCGGGGAGCCGCTTTAAAACGGCATCTGGAATTTTTTAATACGCATCCTTATTTGGCTTCACCCGTGTTGGGAGTAACCTTAGCTTTAGAAGAAGACAAAGCTAACGGCGCGCCAATTGATGAAGTGACGATTCAAGGTGTCAAAGTGGGTATGATGGGGCCGTTTGCAGGAATTGGTGATCCAGTCTTTTGGTTCACGGTTAAACCGATTGTCGGTGGTTTGGCCGCTTCCTTAGCCATGGCCGGCAATATCATGGGGCCGATTATCTATTTCGTGGTTTGGAATGCGATTCGGATGGCCTTTACATGGTATACGCAGGAATTGGGTTATCGAGCTGGTTCGAAGATTACAGAAGATTTATCAGGTAATTTGTTGCAGAATATTACCAAAGGTGCTTCGATTATGGGGATGTTTATCCTTGGGTCGCTGGTTAACCGTTGGGTCACGGTTAAGTTCACGCCTGTGGTTTCGAATGTTAAATTAGACGGTAAAGCGTATATTCATTGGGATCAATTAGGTCATGGTCCGCAAGCCATTCAACAGGCGCTTTTGCAGCAACAACAAGGTTTATCGTTAACGGCGCATAAGCTGACCACTTTGCAAGATAATTTAGATTTGCTGATTCCCGGTTTGGCGGGCTTATTGCTCACTTTGTTTTGTATGTGGCTGCTCAAGAAGAAAGTTTCACCGATCATTATTATCTTGGGCTTGTTCGCCGCAGGTGTCATTTTCCACGTTTTGCATATTATGTAAAAATTAGATTGTGATTGGCATTTTGGTTTGAATGCCGATGACATGGACGTACAATAATTCATTGTAAATAAAAAGGAGGTTTATTTATTATCAGCCTCCTTTTTGCATTTTGATGACTAATTATCTACTCCGAAAATTGATTAAATTTGCCACTATGACCGCCACGGTGATGATAGCAACAATAATACTAATGTTGGTTAAAAAAGAAAAATCATTTTGAAAAGTTGTGCAAATAATGTTGAGAATCATTAACACGATCATGACGTTATTTAAAGTCCTTTGATTGCCACTTTTGTCTTTGGTAAACTGCATGTACGTGGCGACTAAGGCGGCGATGAAAGAGACAATTGCTTCTGCGATAGCCAGTTTTTGCTTTAAAGTGCCGGAATTGACTAAACTGGGATTGACAATGGATACGACAAAACTTAACAATAACAGAATCCAAACTATTAACGATAATTTGTTTTTGCACTTGACCATAATCTCTTCGCTTCTTTCTGATGAATGTTTTGGAAATGAACTCACTTTTATTATAATGATATTTCAAATTGTGCCAAGTTAATATGTGAATTATTAATTGAATTTAAATAATAGTAAATCATTTTTAGCAATTCAATGTACCGTTTATTGATGTGGAGTAGCCATTTATTGAATAACTTTATCAAATTGTTATATTTTCTTTATCATATATCATACGAAAGGACAGTTTGTAGTTAGATTTACTAGTTAATATTTGGAGAACAAATAGGTTTTAAACTTGGATATATCAATATATTTTACTATTACTAAATCTTTAAGGGTACAAAAACATTTGGTAAATAGTAATTTTTTTTTCATAAATTTTACTATTACTAAATCTTTAAGGGTACAAAAACTAGACCCGGTGATAACACCACCGCCAGTGTATTTTACTATTACTAAATCTTTAAGGGTACAAAAACGTAGGGGCAGTCTCATCTGTAGTTTTTTCAATTTTACTATTACTAAATCTTTAAGGGTACAAAAACTGCAGTTGGTTAACCTTGGCGTCGATTTCGATTTTACTATTACTAAATCTTTAAGGGTACAAAAACATGCTCGAACGGCTCCCAAATATGCAGCTGATTTTACTATTACTAAATCTTTAAGGGTACAAAAACTAACCAAACTGTTAGGAACTCTCTTCCTTGATTTTACTATTACTAAATCTTTAAGGGTACAAAAACAGATGTCGAATACATTAACATTATCGGCTAATTTTACTATTACTAAATCTTTAAGGGTACAAAAACCCTAACCCGGGTATACTATGGCTGCCAGCAATTTTACTATTACTAAATCTTTAAGGGTACAAAAACCTTTGCTCTTCAATTCGCGAAGCAGTCTTGATTTTACTATTACTAAATCTTTAAGGGTACAAAAACCTCAAATTTAAAAATTAATCTCTTTTTAAGTTTGAAACTTCTGTGCTCATTAATGAAAAATCATCAGAATTAAATGACGTCTCACATCCCGACGATACATTCATTACCCCTAACAATATCAAATTTTGCGGCATTAAGTCAATTTTTTCAGAATATCATTTAAAGCCAAAAGATCAACAATTATAAAACACTTTATCCAAGAAAGCCTATTGACAAAAAATGTTTTTAAGTTTAATCTAATTTAAATTTAATAAATAATCAATAGGAGTCGAAAATGACAAAAAATCGCAATCAAGATTTGTTGCAACAAGAAGCTAAAGTTGTAGCACCAGCTTCACGAATTAAGTATTTTGATCTGGTGATTAAAAGTGGACAAGGAGCGGAGTTGACTGATGAAAACGGACGTACATATTTGGATTTATTGGCTAGTGCTTCCGCAACGAATACCGGACATTGTCACCCTCATGTTGTAGCGGGGATTCAGCAACAAGCGCAACAATTAATTGAGTATACGCCGGCTTATTTTGCTAATCGGACTACAGCAGAACTGGCAGCACGCTTGGCCAAATTAGCACCGATGAGCGGTCCCGTCCAAGTAGCGTGGGGGAATTCAGGGTCTGATGCCAATGATGCGATTATCAAATTTGCTCGTGCTTATACCAAACGTCCCTATGTGGTCAGTTTTACCGGAGCTTATCATGGCTCGACTTATGGATCAATGAGCGTTTCGAGTGTGAGTTTGAATATGTCCCGCAAAATGGGACCATTACTGCCTGGTGTTGTCCGCGTGCCGTATCCTGATGTTCATGATCGGCTTCAAGGTGAAAGTGAATCAGCTTTTGTCCAACGATTGTTCAAAGCATTTCAACAACCGTTTGAAACTTATTTGCCTGCTGAAGAAGTCGCGGTGATTTTGATTGAACCGATTCAAGGTGATGGCGGCATTGTGAAGGCACCGCAAAAATATCTGGAATTAGTTGCCAATTTTGCCCATCAGCACGGCATTTTATTCGCTGTTGATGAAGTGAATCAAGGTATGGGGCGCACCGGTAAATGGTGGTCTATTCAACATTTTGGCATTGAGCCGGATTTGATGTCAATTGGCAAATCTTTAGCATCAGGCCTACCATTGAGTGCCGTTATTGGTCGGCAAGAAATCATGGCTGCGCTAGATGCTCCTGCTAATGTATACACGACAGCTGGTAATCCAGTCGCGACGGCGGCAGCTAATGCGACATTGGATGTAATCGAAACTGAAAATTTATTGGAACGTTCACAAGTTTTGGGAGTCAAGGCGGAACAATTCTTTGTGCAAACACAAGCTAAATATGATTTTGTGGGTGATGTGCGAATGTATGGTTTAAATGGAGGAATTGATATTGTTGATCCAAAAACCAAGCAACCTGACACTGAGCGCACTACAAAGTTGATTACACGGATCTTTGAATTGGGGGCGGTCATGATTAGCTTGCGGGGCAATATTTTACGCTTCCAGCCACCGTTAGTGATTACTGAGGAACAATTGAACCAAGCTTTCGCTATTATTGATCAAGCAATGTTCGATCTCGCGAATGATCAAATCCAATTACCACAAAATGCAGCAGAAATCGGCTGGTAGTTTTGGCACTTTATGTTAAAGTAGAATTAATTTTAGCTAAAGAGGTTCAAGATGGTTCAGTCGATTAATACCAAGGTAGATCTGGTAATGAAAGCAACGTCACATTTGGGTATGGAAACTTACGGGCAAATTATGATTGGCGATCGCGGCTTTGAGTTTTTTGATGATCGGAATGTGCAAAATTATATTCAAATTCCGTGGGTGGAAGTCGAGTATGTGATTGTTTCAATTATGTTTGGTGGTAAATGGATTCCGCGGTTTGCGTTGCAAACTAAAACTAATGGAACATATACCTTTTCTGCACGTCGGCCCAAGCCTTTGTTAAGAGCGATTCGCGAATATCTTGATACTCAACGAATTGTTCGTTCATTGACTTTTTTGCAAGTGGTCAAACGCGGTGTTAAAAATATTTTTCATCACTAAAAAAACTTCAGCAAACGTGTGCTGAAGTTTTTTAATCGATTAAGTCTTCCCATTGTTCTTCGACTTGTTTCTTTTGTTGTTGCAGGGAATCCAATTGTTCTTGTAATTCTTGCAGCTTTGAATAACTGCTTAAATTTTCTGGAGCCAGCATTTCCTGATTAATAGAAGCAATTTGTTGGTCGAACTCATCAATTTGTTGTTCCAAAGCAGCCAATTTCCGCTCTTTTTTCCGCTGGGCACTTTGTTGTTTTTTAGCTTCTTGGTAATTCTGTTGCCCTTGGTTAGTTTGGGGCAAATCGGTTTCAGAAGAGGGCGTTTGTTCGGCTTTTAAAGCGTTTGTTTCCGCCTTTTTAGCCAAGTAATAATCGTAATTGCCAAGATAAATTTCACTAGTAGTAGTCTGTAATTCCAAAATTTTCGTAGAAATTTCATTTAACAAATAACGATCATGTGAAACAAAAAGAACAGTGCCAGCAAATTGTTTTAATGCTTCTTCCAAAATTTCTTTACTTTGAATATCCAAATGGTTCGTTGGCTCATCCATAATTAAAAGATTGTTGTGTTCTAAAGCCAACTTACATAAAGTCAAACGGGCCTTTTCACCACCGGATAAATCGTGGACGATACTAAAGACGCTATCATCTTGGAATAAAAAGGAGCCCAAAATATTGCGGATATCTTTTTCATCCATTGTGGGATTGGCGTCCCAAATTTCATGCAAAACATCTTTACTAGAATCTAACTGATTTAAAGTTTGGTCGTAATAGCCGATTTGCACATTGGTTCCCCAATCAACGGTTCCCGCCAAAGGTTTGAGTTGGTCAATTAAAGTTTTAATTAAAGTGGATTTGCCAACACCGTTAGGGCCAATAACGCCTAAGCGTTCGCCCTTGGTCAAAGTAAAGGAAATTTTTTGGTCTAGAGTTTTGTCAGGATAGCCCGTTTTAAGATCCTGAACTTTCAAAACATCGTTTCCGCTATTTTTCTGAATCGTAAATTGAAAATGAACGTTATTTTCATTGCCTTGTGGGCGCGGTAAACGTTGCAATTTCTCCAGTTGCTTACGACGACTCTGGGCACGCTTGGTTGTCGAAGCACGGACAATGTTTTTCTGAACAAAATCTTCCATTTTTTTGATTTCATCTTGTTGCTTATTGTAAGCTTTCCAAGCTAGCTCCAAGTTTGTGGCCCGTTCCTTTAGATAACGCGAATAATTCCCCGTGTAATGTCGCAGCGACCCGTGTTCTAAAGCGTAAACTTCTTTAATTGTATGGTCTAAAAAATATTGGTCGTGTGACACAATCAATAATGCGCCGCGATATCCTTGAAGATATTTTTCCAACCAGTTGAGTGTGTCAATGTCTAAATGGTTCGTCGGCTC contains:
- a CDS encoding mannose/fructose/sorbose PTS transporter subunit IIA, which encodes MVGIVIASHGGFAKGILQSGNMIFGQQENVQAVTFMPNEGPDDLHQHLQDAVTQLENETEVLFLVDLWGGSPFNQANTLFEEHKDHWAIVTGLNLPMLIEAYASRMSMDSAQEIAAHVLKEAQAGIKLRPESLAQQAAKNSNATVSATVKEGKPGKMEYVLARIDSRLLHGQVATSWSKSVKPNRIIVVSDAVAKDELRKKLLVQAAPVGIKVHVIPVKQMIKIAQDDQHFGGQRALLLFETPQDALRAIEGGVPLTTLNIGSMAHSAGKVQPNKVLAFNQDDIDTFQKLAQLDVQFDVRKVPNDSPDNMQSILNKAQAELDKQK
- a CDS encoding PTS mannose/fructose/sorbose transporter subunit IIC; translated protein: MHLNAIQIILILIVSFLAGMEGILDQFHFHQPVIACTLIGLVSGDLTPCLILGGSLEMMALGWANIGAAVAPDAALASVASAIILVLSGGQSQSSISSAIAIAVPLAVAGLLLTILVRTLATGIVHIMDSAAKEGNLRKIDFWQAIATCMQGLRIAIPAGLILMIGASPVKILLAMMPAWLTDGLSIGGGLVVAVGYAMVINMMASREVWPFFAIGFVLATIKDLTLIGLGAIGLALALLYLALSNNHGGSDSNSGGNANVGDPVGNLIDDY
- a CDS encoding PTS system mannose/fructose/sorbose family transporter subunit IID is translated as MNEKKLTLTKKDRLAVWWRSTFLQGSWNYERMQNGGFAYSLVPALKKLYHTKEDRGAALKRHLEFFNTHPYLASPVLGVTLALEEDKANGAPIDEVTIQGVKVGMMGPFAGIGDPVFWFTVKPIVGGLAASLAMAGNIMGPIIYFVVWNAIRMAFTWYTQELGYRAGSKITEDLSGNLLQNITKGASIMGMFILGSLVNRWVTVKFTPVVSNVKLDGKAYIHWDQLGHGPQAIQQALLQQQQGLSLTAHKLTTLQDNLDLLIPGLAGLLLTLFCMWLLKKKVSPIIIILGLFAAGVIFHVLHIM
- a CDS encoding aspartate aminotransferase family protein; the encoded protein is MTKNRNQDLLQQEAKVVAPASRIKYFDLVIKSGQGAELTDENGRTYLDLLASASATNTGHCHPHVVAGIQQQAQQLIEYTPAYFANRTTAELAARLAKLAPMSGPVQVAWGNSGSDANDAIIKFARAYTKRPYVVSFTGAYHGSTYGSMSVSSVSLNMSRKMGPLLPGVVRVPYPDVHDRLQGESESAFVQRLFKAFQQPFETYLPAEEVAVILIEPIQGDGGIVKAPQKYLELVANFAHQHGILFAVDEVNQGMGRTGKWWSIQHFGIEPDLMSIGKSLASGLPLSAVIGRQEIMAALDAPANVYTTAGNPVATAAANATLDVIETENLLERSQVLGVKAEQFFVQTQAKYDFVGDVRMYGLNGGIDIVDPKTKQPDTERTTKLITRIFELGAVMISLRGNILRFQPPLVITEEQLNQAFAIIDQAMFDLANDQIQLPQNAAEIGW
- a CDS encoding DUF956 family protein, with the protein product MVQSINTKVDLVMKATSHLGMETYGQIMIGDRGFEFFDDRNVQNYIQIPWVEVEYVIVSIMFGGKWIPRFALQTKTNGTYTFSARRPKPLLRAIREYLDTQRIVRSLTFLQVVKRGVKNIFHH
- a CDS encoding ABC-F family ATP-binding cassette domain-containing protein; protein product: MLIVQGQNIERRFGSDVLFSHLNFQIADQARIGLVGPNGAGKSTLLKIINQEHEPDAGTMIYQNQLSIGYLAQNPTFQSGNTIYEEMERIFDKVIQDEQRLHQLEQQMAQPGATSDSTSYQKLLQQYDQLQIKFKDENGYGFRSEIRSVLAGFGFPEKRFADQALNLSGGEQSRLAFAKMLLEQHDLLILDEPTNHLDIDTLNWLEKYLQGYRGALLIVSHDQYFLDHTIKEVYALEHGSLRHYTGNYSRYLKERATNLELAWKAYNKQQDEIKKMEDFVQKNIVRASTTKRAQSRRKQLEKLQRLPRPQGNENNVHFQFTIQKNSGNDVLKVQDLKTGYPDKTLDQKISFTLTKGERLGVIGPNGVGKSTLIKTLIDQLKPLAGTVDWGTNVQIGYYDQTLNQLDSSKDVLHEIWDANPTMDEKDIRNILGSFLFQDDSVFSIVHDLSGGEKARLTLCKLALEHNNLLIMDEPTNHLDIQSKEILEEALKQFAGTVLFVSHDRYLLNEISTKILELQTTTSEIYLGNYDYYLAKKAETNALKAEQTPSSETDLPQTNQGQQNYQEAKKQQSAQRKKERKLAALEQQIDEFDQQIASINQEMLAPENLSSYSKLQELQEQLDSLQQQKKQVEEQWEDLID